One genomic region from Spirosoma sp. KCTC 42546 encodes:
- a CDS encoding SDR family oxidoreductase yields the protein MTVSIQTKAILWGLAGMGAWVALKAGLAQKRKLDFQRKTVLITGGSRGLGLELARLLAKEGANLALCARDQDELNKARTELLSYGVAVYTQTCDLTDKTQLEDFVENARQALGPVDVLINNAGIILVSPYENTTEADFRESMDTNFWAAYHMINAVLPQMRLRKQGRIVNIASLGGKIAVPHLLTYSTSKFALVGYSEGLRTEVQKDGVYVTTICPGLMRTGSPRNALFKGQNEKEYAAFKISDSIPLLTINSTEAAREIIDACRYGEAERIITLPAKLGVSIQGSAPNLIAELMSVAARMLPDAGGIGEQRALGQNSETALSESVLTTLTDQAAQQNNEIRR from the coding sequence ATGACTGTTTCAATTCAAACAAAGGCTATTCTGTGGGGATTAGCGGGTATGGGTGCCTGGGTGGCACTCAAGGCTGGTTTGGCTCAGAAACGCAAACTGGATTTCCAGCGTAAAACCGTACTTATTACGGGCGGTTCACGCGGACTGGGACTTGAACTGGCCCGGTTGCTGGCGAAAGAAGGCGCAAACCTTGCCCTGTGTGCCCGTGACCAGGACGAACTCAACAAAGCCCGGACGGAATTGCTTAGCTACGGTGTAGCTGTTTATACGCAAACCTGCGACCTTACCGATAAGACCCAACTTGAGGACTTTGTCGAAAACGCTCGGCAAGCACTTGGCCCGGTTGATGTGCTGATCAACAATGCCGGAATTATTCTGGTATCGCCCTATGAAAATACGACCGAGGCTGATTTTCGGGAGTCGATGGATACGAACTTCTGGGCAGCTTACCACATGATCAATGCAGTACTACCTCAGATGCGGCTACGCAAACAAGGTCGTATTGTCAATATTGCTTCATTGGGAGGCAAAATAGCGGTACCGCACCTATTGACGTACTCAACCAGCAAGTTCGCACTTGTGGGCTACTCTGAGGGGCTCCGTACCGAAGTGCAAAAAGACGGCGTGTATGTAACGACCATCTGCCCAGGCCTGATGCGAACGGGTAGCCCGCGAAATGCCCTCTTCAAAGGCCAGAACGAGAAAGAATATGCCGCGTTTAAAATCAGTGACTCAATACCGTTACTAACAATAAACTCAACCGAAGCGGCCCGTGAAATTATTGATGCCTGCCGGTATGGAGAAGCCGAACGCATCATTACGCTTCCCGCTAAACTAGGGGTCTCTATTCAAGGAAGTGCTCCCAACCTGATAGCTGAGTTAATGTCAGTTGCTGCCCGAATGCTACCTGATGCCGGCGGCATAGGTGAACAACGTGCCCTGGGACAAAACAGTGAAACTGCTTTGTCAGAATCGGTACTGACGACCCTCACTGACCAGGCCGCTCAGCAAAACAATGAAATTCGACGTTGA
- a CDS encoding chemotaxis protein CheB produces MAESKLMSTCNVVLIGGSTGSIDVLLKLLPALKPSLSFALIIILHRKNTADSTLANLFSLKTSLPLKEVDDKDVIEPGAIYLAPADYHLLIEQDGTFSLDDSEKVNYSRPSIDVTFESAADVYGPSLVGILLSGANADGTNGLNAIKRAGGMSVVQQPETAQVAFMPQQAILSAPVDYVLDIKGLISFVNALNQVPHQ; encoded by the coding sequence ATGGCGGAAAGTAAACTAATGTCGACCTGTAACGTGGTGCTCATTGGTGGGTCTACGGGTAGTATCGACGTTTTGCTGAAACTGCTACCGGCCCTAAAGCCCAGTTTGTCGTTTGCCCTGATTATTATTCTTCACCGAAAAAATACCGCTGATTCTACATTGGCGAATCTCTTTTCGCTTAAAACCAGCCTTCCGCTTAAAGAGGTAGATGATAAAGATGTTATTGAGCCGGGCGCAATTTACCTGGCCCCCGCCGACTACCATTTACTGATCGAACAGGATGGCACCTTCTCCCTGGACGACTCTGAAAAGGTGAACTATAGTCGCCCTTCAATTGACGTCACGTTTGAGTCGGCTGCCGATGTTTATGGCCCTTCTCTGGTGGGCATCTTATTATCAGGTGCTAATGCCGACGGCACTAACGGGCTGAATGCTATTAAACGAGCAGGGGGTATGAGTGTGGTTCAACAACCCGAAACGGCCCAGGTGGCCTTTATGCCGCAACAGGCCATCCTGAGTGCTCCTGTTGATTATGTGCTTGACATTAAGGGACTCATTTCATTTGTCAACGCGCTGAATCAGGTACCACACCAGTGA
- a CDS encoding protein-glutamate O-methyltransferase CheR yields MIDEKEVDLLLNDLLEVHGYDFTHYARASLKRRINRLWSLDKFPSFAEMRYRIRSDTDYLKRFVEELTVNVTEMFRDPIFYKTLRTEVLSTLAAKPFIRIWHAGCSTGEEVFSMAILLKEANLLHKSLLYATDLNSEVLEAARKGIFALAPMKQYSENYILSGGKKDFSTYYTAQYGHVKFKEELAEKMVFSTHNLVSDRSFNEFDLILCRNVLIYFDKALQERVLTLFNESLGPLSYLALGAKETLKFSSIQPKFKQVENEKIWRKVN; encoded by the coding sequence ATGATTGATGAAAAAGAGGTTGATCTATTGCTGAATGATTTGCTTGAGGTGCATGGGTACGACTTTACCCATTACGCCAGAGCGTCGTTGAAGCGTCGGATTAACCGGCTCTGGTCCTTAGATAAGTTCCCGAGTTTTGCCGAGATGCGTTACCGGATACGGTCGGATACGGATTACCTGAAGCGATTTGTTGAAGAACTGACGGTGAATGTAACGGAGATGTTCCGTGACCCGATCTTCTATAAAACCCTCCGAACAGAGGTGCTCAGTACATTGGCTGCCAAGCCGTTTATCCGAATCTGGCATGCGGGTTGTTCAACGGGAGAGGAGGTGTTTTCCATGGCTATTCTGCTTAAAGAAGCCAATCTGCTGCACAAATCGCTACTGTACGCCACAGACCTCAACTCGGAAGTACTGGAAGCGGCCCGAAAAGGTATTTTTGCGTTGGCACCCATGAAACAGTATTCCGAAAACTATATTCTCTCGGGCGGCAAAAAGGATTTTTCAACCTACTACACGGCGCAATATGGCCACGTTAAATTCAAAGAAGAGCTGGCTGAGAAAATGGTCTTCTCTACCCATAACTTAGTATCAGATCGCTCATTCAATGAGTTTGATCTGATTCTATGCCGTAACGTGCTGATCTATTTCGACAAAGCCTTACAGGAACGCGTCTTAACGCTGTTCAACGAAAGTCTGGGGCCTCTTAGCTACCTGGCACTCGGCGCTAAAGAAACCCTGAAGTTTTCCAGCATACAGCCTAAATTCAAGCAAGTTGAGAACGAAAAGATATGGCGGAAAGTAAACTAA
- a CDS encoding response regulator, producing MPKKRVMIIDDDSRNIFALTATLKAKSFECLSCLNARDALDILRTDAVIDAILIDMMMPDMDGYEAIPRIKNLENRKDTPIFSVTAQAMVGDREKCLRAGATDYIAKPIDVDRLLQLLSGV from the coding sequence ATGCCTAAAAAACGAGTCATGATAATCGATGATGATTCAAGGAACATTTTTGCGCTGACGGCTACGCTGAAGGCCAAGTCGTTTGAGTGTCTGTCTTGCCTGAACGCTCGGGATGCCCTGGACATACTTAGAACCGATGCGGTAATCGACGCGATCCTGATTGACATGATGATGCCTGATATGGACGGATACGAAGCGATTCCGCGCATCAAAAACCTGGAAAACCGAAAAGACACGCCTATTTTTTCGGTTACAGCACAGGCCATGGTTGGTGATCGGGAAAAGTGTTTGCGGGCCGGAGCAACGGATTACATTGCAAAACCTATTGATGTAGACCGCCTGTTACAACTGCTATCCGGCGTTTAA
- a CDS encoding response regulator: MPRYSTSNSVIRQLQIVFTISTLLLLISLVASFYSIQKLISNSKLVNHTNQVLIEAENIISFMKDAETGQRGYLVTLDPLFLQPYNGSFGKVQGSYDRLSQLTIDNPDQQKNLAEAKELYDAKFAQMQRVIGLVRRNRGFLRDTIERHREMLKGKLVMDNLRIIISKMKAEEENLLKSRTEQQQIYITYTPFLLVIAAIVSMLITAFTYFRIKKDLDDRIARQKLDEEKYIETAGRIAVMEDITQEIAGGDYSVRSTDERDDELGRISKALNQMASSLEQTFKDLNDKNWLQAGSVALSDSIRGEKDLKKLGTQLIDTIANYVNAPLGTVYLVDSDASFKLAGSYATREVSTMVRTGEGLLGQVIERKKTIIVEDVPQDYSRISSSLGDTHPTSLVIAPLVYADTCVGALELGFLRKPDPLVIDFIERNLEAIAIGVNAALDYSKLQNFLEETQAQSEELQAQHNELENLNAELEMQAQKLQASEEELRVQQEELQQTNTELEERGLLLEEKTNEIQKKADELELATRYKSEFLANMSHELRTPLNSILLLSRLLAENTEENLNDDQVEYAKVIQSSGNGLLGLIDEILDLSKIEAGQMKLDYQQVAIPEVTDELQSLFGLLAKEKGLDFSILVEPDVPKIIETDKMRLGQILKNLLSNAIKFTSTGSVTLTIQKNKAQNRSSEQTLCFVVKDTGIGIPVQKQPLVFEAFQQADGSTKRKYGGTGLGLSISRELAKLLGGEIKLKSTVNEGSEFTVLLPVSGADVETPTEKTIKPATLELPVPVETRVPDKYISATIPADIPDDRNTIAEGDKTILIIEDDTNFAKSLLDYARKKGYKGVVSVRGDEGLKLAAIYKPIGILLDIQLPVMSGWEVMDALKADPRTRPIPVHIMSSHKLKNESLLKGAIDFVDKPMAFEQMQDVFKKLEYVLDRNHKKVLIIEDNPKHAKALAYFLETFNITSELKSNIAEGVNALKRKEVDCVILDMGIPDHKAYETLEEAKKNPGLENLPIIIFTGKSLSMAEELKIKKYADSIIVKTAHSYQRMLDEVSLFLHLVEENKQQSSSNGGSKQMRGLSQVLTNKTVLVADDDVRNIFSLSKALEQYNMTVVAALDGKEALQKLDENPAVDIVLLDMMMPQMDGYETARKIREHYKWKHLPVIAVTAKAMTGDREKCIQAGASDYITKPVDIDQLVSLLRVWLYDRS; encoded by the coding sequence ATGCCCAGATATTCAACGTCGAATTCGGTTATCCGCCAATTACAAATCGTCTTTACGATATCAACCCTTTTATTGTTGATTAGCCTTGTTGCGTCATTTTACAGCATCCAGAAATTGATCAGCAATTCAAAATTGGTTAATCATACCAATCAGGTACTTATTGAAGCGGAGAACATTATCTCGTTCATGAAAGATGCCGAAACGGGCCAGCGCGGTTATTTGGTTACGCTCGATCCCCTCTTTCTGCAACCCTACAACGGCAGTTTTGGAAAAGTACAGGGCAGCTATGACCGACTCAGTCAATTAACCATTGATAATCCAGATCAACAAAAGAACCTCGCCGAGGCAAAAGAACTTTACGACGCCAAGTTTGCGCAGATGCAGCGGGTTATTGGTCTGGTCAGGCGAAATAGGGGATTCCTTCGCGATACCATTGAGCGGCATCGAGAAATGCTGAAGGGTAAGCTCGTCATGGATAACCTTCGGATCATTATCAGCAAGATGAAAGCTGAGGAAGAAAACTTACTTAAATCCCGGACAGAACAGCAACAGATTTATATCACCTATACACCCTTCCTGCTTGTCATTGCCGCCATAGTCTCCATGTTGATTACGGCCTTTACGTACTTTCGAATCAAAAAGGACCTGGATGACCGGATTGCCCGGCAGAAGCTGGACGAGGAGAAATACATTGAAACGGCTGGCCGGATTGCCGTCATGGAAGACATCACCCAGGAAATTGCGGGAGGTGACTATTCCGTACGAAGCACAGACGAACGGGACGATGAGCTAGGTCGTATATCGAAGGCGCTGAACCAGATGGCGTCCTCACTCGAGCAGACATTCAAAGACTTAAACGATAAAAACTGGCTACAGGCTGGTTCGGTTGCGCTGAGCGATTCAATCCGGGGTGAGAAAGATTTGAAAAAGTTGGGCACCCAGTTAATCGATACCATCGCCAACTATGTGAACGCACCACTGGGAACGGTTTACCTGGTTGATAGCGACGCGAGTTTTAAGCTGGCCGGTAGTTATGCTACCCGAGAAGTGTCCACTATGGTCAGAACCGGCGAAGGGCTGCTTGGACAGGTGATTGAACGTAAAAAAACAATTATTGTCGAAGATGTACCTCAGGATTATAGCCGGATTTCGTCTTCCCTGGGCGATACACATCCGACCTCTTTAGTAATTGCCCCACTGGTGTACGCCGATACCTGCGTTGGTGCCCTTGAACTGGGTTTCCTGCGCAAACCTGATCCGTTAGTTATCGACTTTATCGAACGTAATCTGGAAGCAATAGCCATTGGGGTTAATGCTGCTCTGGATTATAGTAAGCTGCAAAATTTTCTGGAAGAAACGCAGGCACAGTCGGAGGAGCTACAGGCCCAGCACAATGAACTGGAAAACCTGAATGCAGAGCTGGAGATGCAGGCGCAGAAACTCCAGGCCTCGGAAGAAGAACTTCGGGTACAACAGGAGGAACTCCAGCAAACCAATACAGAACTCGAAGAACGAGGCCTTCTGCTGGAAGAGAAAACCAATGAGATCCAGAAAAAGGCCGATGAGCTGGAACTGGCAACCCGGTACAAATCGGAGTTCCTGGCCAACATGTCGCACGAACTTCGGACCCCGCTCAACTCCATTCTGTTATTGAGCCGATTGCTGGCCGAAAATACGGAGGAGAACCTGAACGATGATCAGGTCGAATACGCCAAGGTGATTCAGTCGTCGGGTAACGGGCTGCTTGGTCTCATTGACGAAATTCTCGACCTGTCCAAGATTGAAGCCGGACAGATGAAACTGGATTATCAGCAGGTGGCTATTCCTGAAGTGACCGATGAGTTGCAGTCTCTGTTTGGCCTTCTGGCTAAAGAGAAAGGGTTGGACTTTTCCATTCTCGTTGAGCCTGATGTGCCGAAGATTATTGAAACGGATAAAATGCGGTTGGGGCAGATTCTTAAGAATTTACTGTCAAACGCCATCAAGTTCACATCTACTGGCAGTGTCACCTTAACGATCCAGAAAAACAAAGCACAAAACCGAAGCAGCGAACAAACACTCTGTTTTGTGGTCAAGGATACGGGTATTGGCATACCTGTTCAAAAACAGCCGCTTGTGTTCGAAGCGTTCCAGCAGGCGGATGGCTCAACCAAACGCAAATATGGTGGAACAGGCTTAGGCTTATCCATTAGCCGTGAACTGGCTAAACTGCTGGGTGGGGAGATCAAGCTTAAAAGTACAGTTAATGAAGGGAGCGAATTCACGGTACTCCTGCCCGTATCTGGGGCTGATGTAGAAACACCGACCGAAAAAACGATAAAGCCAGCAACCCTGGAGCTGCCAGTACCCGTTGAAACCAGGGTTCCTGATAAATACATCAGCGCCACCATTCCGGCCGACATCCCCGATGATCGAAACACAATTGCGGAAGGAGACAAAACCATTCTGATTATTGAAGACGACACGAACTTCGCGAAATCGTTGCTGGACTATGCCCGGAAAAAAGGCTATAAAGGCGTTGTATCGGTGCGGGGTGATGAAGGGCTGAAACTGGCCGCTATCTATAAACCAATTGGTATTCTGCTGGATATTCAGTTGCCGGTCATGAGTGGCTGGGAGGTAATGGACGCCCTGAAAGCGGACCCTCGAACCCGACCTATTCCAGTGCACATCATGTCGTCGCACAAACTCAAGAATGAAAGCTTGCTGAAAGGAGCCATCGACTTCGTAGATAAGCCAATGGCGTTTGAACAGATGCAGGATGTATTCAAAAAGCTGGAGTATGTCCTGGATCGGAATCATAAAAAAGTACTGATCATTGAAGATAACCCCAAGCATGCCAAAGCATTAGCTTACTTTCTGGAAACGTTCAACATTACGTCGGAACTGAAAAGTAACATTGCGGAGGGGGTTAATGCCCTGAAACGAAAAGAAGTAGATTGCGTGATTCTGGACATGGGTATTCCAGATCATAAAGCCTACGAAACGCTTGAAGAAGCCAAGAAAAACCCTGGACTGGAAAACCTGCCTATCATCATTTTTACGGGCAAAAGTTTGTCGATGGCCGAGGAACTGAAGATCAAAAAATACGCCGACTCGATTATTGTCAAGACGGCTCATTCGTATCAGCGAATGCTCGATGAGGTGTCGCTCTTTTTGCATTTGGTGGAGGAGAACAAACAGCAGAGTAGCAGCAACGGTGGGTCGAAGCAGATGCGGGGACTAAGCCAGGTGCTTACCAATAAAACGGTGCTGGTTGCCGATGATGATGTACGGAATATTTTCTCCCTCTCAAAGGCACTGGAGCAATATAACATGACCGTTGTTGCCGCTTTGGATGGAAAAGAAGCCTTACAAAAGCTAGATGAAAATCCGGCCGTTGATATCGTATTGCTGGATATGATGATGCCTCAGATGGACGGGTACGAAACGGCCCGGAAAATTCGGGAGCATTACAAGTGGAAGCACCTGCCCGTTATTGCCGTTACAGCCAAGGCCATGACCGGCGACCGGGAAAAGTGCATTCAGGCGGGCGCATCCGATTATATTACTAAACCCGTTGATATTGACCAGCTTGTGTCCCTACTGCGCGTCTGGTTGTATGATCGATCGTAA
- a CDS encoding response regulator → MILIVDDRQENILPLKKILELHRFSVDTAESGEEALKKILKTDYAVIILDVQMPGMDGFEVANAISGFSKARDTSIIFLSAVNTEKKFITQGYTSGGVDYLTKPVDPDILVLKVKTLHRLYEQQQELRATQDSLRKEVDVRKQAQEELAARFQELQAVLASLPQMAFTVASDGQIEYVNQHWYRYSTNSKSFPETHPQDDVCHEWEMALEQGMEFTREVRLKDLLTGEYRYHLLRILPIRQQDVLTRWIGTFTDIHPQKLAAELLEQQVELRTNELLLKNVELERANHELQQFTWVVSHDLKEPLRKIQLLNDTIKQKYLKDNEEAVAYLDRSIRSSARMSSLINDLLAYSRLSNPESFQPTDLNVLLDELLLDFDEAISRTKATITIDKLPVIETMPSRMRQIFQNLISNALKFYKDGVPPLIQISAELIDTKDVEGSPSSEGAYCRIIVQDNGIGFDEKFLDRIFVIFQRLHNRTTYEGTGIGLAIAKKNVDKHHGLIWAQSRVDEGTRFILVLPVQQASQLVVNEPI, encoded by the coding sequence ATGATTCTAATTGTTGATGACAGACAGGAGAATATTCTTCCCCTAAAGAAGATTCTTGAACTGCATCGATTTTCAGTGGATACTGCCGAATCTGGGGAAGAAGCCTTGAAGAAAATCCTTAAAACGGACTATGCAGTTATCATTCTTGATGTACAAATGCCAGGTATGGATGGCTTTGAAGTAGCCAATGCTATTTCTGGATTCAGCAAAGCCCGCGATACATCCATTATATTCCTATCGGCAGTCAATACCGAAAAAAAATTCATTACCCAGGGCTATACCTCTGGCGGAGTTGATTACCTGACCAAGCCTGTTGATCCGGATATTCTGGTCTTAAAAGTGAAAACACTGCACAGGCTTTACGAGCAGCAACAGGAACTGCGAGCCACGCAGGATTCACTCCGGAAAGAAGTTGACGTTCGAAAGCAGGCGCAGGAAGAATTAGCGGCCCGTTTTCAGGAGTTACAGGCCGTTCTGGCCTCGCTGCCCCAAATGGCCTTCACGGTGGCATCGGATGGCCAGATCGAATATGTGAATCAACATTGGTATCGCTATTCTACCAATTCAAAGTCGTTTCCCGAAACTCACCCGCAGGATGACGTTTGTCATGAGTGGGAAATGGCACTGGAGCAGGGAATGGAGTTTACCCGTGAGGTGCGCCTGAAGGATTTACTGACAGGTGAATACCGCTATCATCTGTTACGTATACTCCCCATCCGGCAGCAGGATGTATTAACACGCTGGATTGGAACCTTTACGGATATCCATCCGCAAAAACTGGCTGCCGAACTGCTGGAACAGCAAGTCGAGTTACGAACCAATGAACTCCTGCTAAAAAACGTAGAACTGGAGCGGGCCAACCATGAATTACAGCAATTCACCTGGGTGGTATCGCACGATTTAAAAGAGCCCCTCCGAAAGATTCAACTGCTCAACGATACGATAAAACAAAAGTACCTCAAAGACAATGAGGAAGCCGTTGCCTACCTCGACCGATCCATCCGATCGTCGGCCCGGATGTCGTCACTGATCAATGATTTACTGGCCTATTCCCGGCTCTCGAATCCCGAGTCGTTCCAACCCACTGACCTGAATGTCTTATTGGACGAACTGCTACTGGATTTTGACGAAGCGATTAGTAGAACAAAGGCTACAATTACGATTGATAAACTGCCCGTTATTGAAACAATGCCGAGCCGGATGCGGCAAATTTTTCAAAATCTGATTAGCAATGCACTCAAATTTTACAAGGATGGGGTACCTCCTCTCATTCAGATTAGTGCCGAGCTAATTGATACAAAAGATGTTGAGGGTAGTCCGTCGTCAGAAGGTGCGTATTGCCGGATTATAGTGCAGGACAATGGGATTGGATTTGACGAAAAGTTTCTGGATCGCATATTCGTAATTTTCCAGCGTCTGCATAATCGAACTACCTACGAAGGTACCGGAATTGGCCTGGCAATTGCTAAAAAGAATGTTGATAAGCACCACGGCCTAATCTGGGCCCAGAGTCGCGTTGATGAAGGTACTCGGTTTATTCTCGTTTTACCCGTACAACAAGCCAGTCAACTGGTTGTTAACGAACCTATTTAA
- a CDS encoding winged helix DNA-binding domain-containing protein — protein sequence MSDPILVQNRLIHQQLVQPLFTRPSDVVGWFGAMQAQDYAAAKWAVGLRLPRVTDAAIEQAIADKSIIRTWALRGTLHFVAAEDIRWVLALVRHRLRLICGTHYRKLNLDDNVLEKSKEVIALALAGGQQLTRPELKLALDRAGILTHDLRLNFLLGNAAFDGLICFGNRREKEFTFTLLDEWAPGTKALERDEAVATLTRRYFTSHGPATLSDFVWWSGLTSTEAKEGLQLAKAALVSETMHGQTYWMASATSSLQNLSPLVHLLPSFDEYLVAYKDRSAALGTLEFSQIVSAGNGIFSPVVVVDGQVAGTWKRTLKKDTVSIETSLFFPLSEEQLQAVSVAGSQYRAFLGFY from the coding sequence ATGTCAGACCCCATACTCGTTCAGAATCGACTTATTCATCAGCAGCTGGTTCAGCCCCTGTTTACCAGGCCATCCGATGTGGTGGGCTGGTTTGGCGCTATGCAGGCTCAGGATTATGCCGCAGCCAAGTGGGCTGTTGGCCTTCGGCTACCCAGGGTAACCGATGCTGCCATTGAGCAGGCCATTGCCGACAAATCGATCATTCGTACCTGGGCTTTACGGGGTACATTACACTTCGTAGCCGCTGAGGATATTCGCTGGGTATTGGCATTGGTAAGACACCGGCTCCGCTTAATTTGTGGAACTCACTATCGTAAACTCAATCTGGACGATAATGTGCTGGAGAAAAGCAAGGAGGTTATAGCGCTGGCGTTAGCAGGTGGCCAGCAACTAACCCGCCCCGAATTGAAACTGGCACTCGACCGGGCGGGTATTCTCACCCACGACTTACGCCTGAATTTTTTGTTAGGTAATGCCGCTTTCGATGGGCTCATCTGTTTCGGTAACCGACGGGAAAAAGAGTTTACATTCACCCTACTGGACGAATGGGCACCCGGCACGAAGGCGCTGGAACGTGATGAAGCAGTAGCTACACTCACCAGGCGCTATTTCACGAGCCACGGCCCGGCTACGCTGTCGGATTTTGTGTGGTGGTCGGGGCTGACAAGTACAGAAGCTAAAGAAGGCCTGCAACTGGCAAAAGCGGCACTCGTATCCGAAACCATGCATGGGCAGACGTACTGGATGGCGTCGGCTACTTCTTCTTTGCAGAACCTCTCCCCACTGGTTCATCTGTTGCCTTCATTTGATGAGTACCTGGTGGCGTATAAAGACCGGTCGGCCGCGTTAGGAACCCTGGAGTTTAGCCAGATTGTAAGCGCCGGGAATGGTATATTTAGTCCAGTCGTAGTCGTTGACGGACAGGTAGCAGGCACCTGGAAACGAACCCTGAAAAAAGATACCGTTTCTATTGAAACGAGTTTATTCTTCCCGCTGTCGGAGGAGCAGCTTCAGGCTGTTTCAGTCGCAGGTAGCCAATACCGTGCCTTTCTGGGGTTTTACTAA
- a CDS encoding cupin domain-containing protein, whose product MVSRATFFVLFSLSAQLAFGQSIDSKTYVWADAPVTKREVSEQRTILEGNTTDFRHLKVHATTLMPHRAPHPAHKHDDEELIIIKEGKLTVTIEGKTKTLGAGSVALLMPGDEHGFENKEDTPATYYVMRYESKEPTDLDRGRKAGGSFWIDWNEVPFQPHDKGGIRRMFDRATAMTKRFEMHVTTLNQGLWSHPPHTHRAAEFLLMVTNSSQESINGKLYSATVGDLIFLESNVPHALQNTSQGSCMYFAFQFE is encoded by the coding sequence ATGGTGTCCCGCGCTACGTTCTTTGTTCTTTTCAGCCTGAGTGCTCAACTGGCATTCGGCCAGTCGATTGATTCCAAAACATATGTGTGGGCCGACGCACCGGTAACCAAAAGAGAGGTTTCTGAACAGAGAACGATTCTGGAAGGCAACACCACCGACTTTCGCCATTTGAAGGTGCATGCAACTACGCTCATGCCTCATCGGGCTCCGCACCCGGCCCATAAACACGACGACGAAGAGTTGATCATTATTAAAGAAGGCAAGCTTACGGTAACCATTGAGGGAAAAACAAAAACACTAGGTGCCGGAAGCGTGGCCTTACTGATGCCGGGCGATGAGCACGGCTTTGAAAATAAGGAAGATACGCCGGCCACCTACTATGTAATGCGGTATGAATCCAAAGAACCTACAGACCTGGACCGAGGCAGAAAAGCGGGTGGCTCGTTTTGGATAGACTGGAACGAGGTACCATTTCAGCCACACGATAAAGGAGGAATTCGGCGGATGTTCGACCGGGCTACGGCCATGACGAAACGGTTTGAAATGCATGTGACCACCCTTAACCAAGGCTTGTGGAGCCACCCACCTCACACGCACCGAGCGGCTGAATTCCTATTGATGGTTACCAATTCATCACAGGAAAGTATCAATGGGAAACTCTATTCCGCTACAGTAGGTGACCTGATTTTTCTGGAATCTAACGTACCACATGCGCTGCAAAATACGAGCCAGGGTAGTTGCATGTACTTTGCCTTTCAGTTTGAATAG
- a CDS encoding SMP-30/gluconolactonase/LRE family protein, giving the protein MNTFLRSRFAAFTARFPTSYCLVFAALQVGFSSMNYAQSQPSDANAHRSKVAFQLPETGLITEGIAYDSQTETFYISSVHERKLISYSVKKGATDFSQPVDSLWGMFGLKVDPARRLLWGCSSALAQAKGITATSDGHTALVAYDLKTRQLLHNYPVPDDGKPHLLGDLTVSRSGTVYATDSRSPWIYRLDVGAKTVTPFLTDTLFRSLQGLALSDDEKTLYVADYRRGLLSVTLSTKRVTCLSCAQTADLSGIDGLYYYQNSLIAIQNRKKPYKVIRVYLDKTTSAIERVEPLDVDHPLSTEPTLGVVVGKQLYYIANSQWEAFDDAGKPVPNFSAAKPTILVLPLN; this is encoded by the coding sequence ATGAACACGTTCCTACGCTCAAGATTCGCTGCATTTACAGCACGTTTTCCTACTTCTTATTGCCTGGTATTTGCCGCTTTGCAAGTAGGTTTTTCGTCTATGAACTACGCGCAGAGTCAACCTTCAGACGCCAATGCCCATCGGAGTAAAGTTGCCTTTCAGTTACCAGAAACCGGTCTGATTACGGAAGGAATTGCCTACGATTCGCAGACCGAAACCTTCTATATTAGCAGTGTTCACGAGCGGAAACTAATCAGCTATTCGGTTAAAAAAGGCGCTACCGATTTCTCGCAACCTGTCGATAGCTTGTGGGGGATGTTCGGCTTGAAAGTAGATCCGGCAAGGCGCTTACTGTGGGGCTGTAGTTCGGCGCTAGCACAAGCCAAAGGCATTACGGCTACCAGCGATGGACATACCGCACTCGTTGCCTACGATCTGAAAACCAGGCAACTACTGCACAATTACCCAGTGCCCGATGATGGAAAGCCTCACTTGTTAGGCGATTTAACGGTATCAAGAAGTGGAACGGTGTATGCCACCGATAGCCGCTCCCCCTGGATTTATCGCCTTGACGTCGGCGCAAAAACTGTAACTCCTTTTCTGACTGATACCTTGTTCCGTTCCCTACAGGGATTGGCCTTATCCGACGATGAGAAAACTCTGTATGTCGCCGATTACCGGCGCGGACTGTTATCCGTTACTTTATCAACAAAACGAGTAACCTGCCTTTCCTGCGCGCAAACAGCCGATCTGAGTGGAATCGATGGGCTCTATTATTACCAGAATAGCCTGATTGCCATTCAAAATCGGAAGAAACCCTACAAGGTCATCCGGGTTTATCTGGACAAAACGACATCAGCGATCGAGCGGGTAGAGCCCTTGGATGTAGATCATCCACTCAGTACTGAGCCTACCCTGGGTGTTGTAGTAGGTAAGCAGTTATACTACATCGCCAATAGCCAGTGGGAGGCTTTTGATGATGCCGGCAAACCCGTTCCTAACTTTTCAGCAGCAAAACCGACCATTCTTGTGCTACCGCTGAATTAA